Proteins encoded within one genomic window of Formosa agariphila KMM 3901:
- a CDS encoding bestrophin family protein — translation MLINKGIKFKNFMVWSLPHYILISIFMGAITLLYHYKIISVTIPWLPISVIGTAVAFYVGFKNNQAYDRLWEARKTWGGIINDSRSWGMMVDGFVTNQFTTTDATADELKSIKKRLIYRHIAWLYAHRSQLLISTPWEGSNQRGFFKKRAKYLQKKFGIGLLDDEITKTELHHFLPENEYSQLVNTVNTATQIINQQSKDLTLLREASIIEDFRHMELTKILQNFYTLQGKNERIKKFPLPRQYANMSRVFVFIFIFLIPFSMTPELMKAADWSIWLSIPLSALIGWVYRMMELVGDYSENPFQSIATDIPMMSICRTIEIDLREMLGETDLPLAINAKKDVLM, via the coding sequence ATGCTAATAAACAAAGGGATAAAATTTAAGAATTTTATGGTATGGAGTCTGCCGCACTATATTTTAATTTCCATTTTTATGGGGGCTATCACTTTGCTCTATCATTATAAAATAATAAGTGTAACAATACCTTGGTTACCAATTTCAGTTATTGGTACAGCAGTTGCTTTTTATGTTGGTTTTAAAAATAATCAAGCTTACGATAGACTATGGGAAGCCCGCAAAACGTGGGGAGGCATAATAAACGATAGTCGCTCTTGGGGAATGATGGTTGATGGTTTTGTAACCAATCAGTTTACAACTACTGATGCGACAGCAGACGAATTAAAATCTATAAAGAAACGATTAATATATAGGCACATTGCTTGGCTATATGCACATAGAAGTCAATTATTAATAAGTACCCCGTGGGAAGGAAGTAATCAACGAGGCTTTTTTAAAAAAAGAGCTAAATACCTTCAAAAAAAGTTTGGAATAGGATTGTTAGACGATGAAATAACAAAAACAGAGTTGCATCATTTTTTACCAGAGAACGAATATTCTCAGTTGGTGAATACTGTCAATACAGCTACTCAGATTATCAATCAGCAGTCTAAAGATTTAACGCTATTAAGAGAAGCAAGTATTATTGAAGATTTCAGGCATATGGAACTGACAAAAATTCTTCAGAATTTCTATACGTTACAAGGCAAAAATGAAAGAATTAAGAAGTTTCCTCTACCTAGACAATATGCAAATATGAGTAGGGTTTTTGTGTTTATATTTATTTTTCTAATTCCCTTTAGTATGACTCCCGAATTGATGAAAGCTGCAGATTGGTCTATATGGCTATCCATTCCATTATCAGCTTTAATTGGTTGGGTTTATAGAATGATGGAATTGGTTGGAGATTATTCAGAAAATCCATTTCAGAGTATTGCAACAGATATTCCAATGATGTCTATTTGTAGAACTATTGAAATTGATCTTAGAGAGATGTTAGGAGAAACAGATCTTCCTCTAGCTATAAATGCTAAGAAAGACGTGTTGATGTAA